A section of the Sporichthyaceae bacterium genome encodes:
- a CDS encoding MaoC family dehydratase — translation MSDAQSVLPGTDSLRPMTAIQVQQTRDFVESLNSQCQTYWDMVAIGDVLERDLTITAELVILYSDGIEDYNPWYEGWRMNTWGIEGESPFGGAVVPPLLVSHFVLSVQFDHTKPFAIGSIHTFHDSQILAPIPVGATVRITTTAIDKFVKRERRYVRHEVLVSDVGDGTLYFREVRDILSR, via the coding sequence ATGTCTGACGCACAGTCAGTTCTGCCGGGAACCGACTCACTGCGGCCCATGACGGCGATCCAGGTCCAGCAGACCCGCGATTTCGTCGAGAGCCTCAACTCGCAGTGCCAGACCTACTGGGACATGGTCGCGATCGGCGACGTGCTGGAGCGGGATCTGACCATCACTGCGGAGTTGGTGATCCTCTACTCCGACGGCATCGAGGACTACAACCCCTGGTACGAGGGTTGGCGGATGAACACCTGGGGGATCGAGGGGGAGTCGCCCTTCGGCGGCGCGGTGGTGCCGCCGCTGCTGGTGTCGCACTTCGTGCTCTCGGTGCAGTTCGACCACACCAAGCCGTTCGCGATCGGCTCGATCCACACCTTCCACGACTCGCAGATCCTGGCCCCGATCCCGGTCGGTGCCACGGTCCGGATCACCACGACCGCGATCGACAAGTTCGTCAAACGCGAACGCCGGTACGTGCGCCACGAGGTGCTGGTCAGCGACGTCGGCGACGGAACGCTCTACTTCCGCGAGGTCCGCGACATCCTCTCCCGCTGA
- a CDS encoding cytochrome P450, which produces MTAASQMPDILSPEFAQDPQPYYKIMRDHYPLLHHEASGYYFISRFEDVARAYRDSEAFSNVNYGFQMEPVIGRTLIQMGGHEHAVNRALVTPTLRGKYLESFSPQVQSNADAMIDKFRGRGEVELIEEFTKWYPINVVVDMLDLPREDMPIFHNWYSSLMAFLSNLTRDPDIHEWGMRTQKEFPEYILPVIAQRRRNPGDDLISRLTQAETDGESMTDERIKALIGLLFIAGGETTDKAIANCVRHLLDNPEQLAELRADPSLATDAIAESLRYAPPVQIILRTAVNDIEVAGGIIPGGSTVACVNGAANRDERRFIDPDVWNMHRTDLTVEQAFTGAADHIAFALGRHFCVGSLLAKREMEIAIVRLFEAMPDVRWADGFTPVDVGLFTRAPQALRLQFTPAA; this is translated from the coding sequence GTGACCGCCGCTTCCCAGATGCCGGACATCCTCTCGCCGGAGTTCGCCCAGGATCCGCAGCCCTATTACAAGATCATGCGCGACCACTACCCGTTGCTGCACCACGAGGCCAGCGGTTACTACTTCATCTCCCGCTTCGAGGACGTCGCGCGTGCCTACCGCGACTCCGAGGCCTTCAGCAACGTCAACTACGGATTCCAGATGGAGCCCGTGATCGGCCGCACGCTCATCCAGATGGGTGGGCACGAACACGCCGTCAACCGGGCGCTGGTGACCCCGACGCTGCGGGGCAAGTACCTGGAGTCGTTCAGCCCCCAGGTCCAGTCCAACGCCGACGCCATGATCGACAAGTTCCGGGGCCGCGGAGAGGTCGAACTCATCGAGGAGTTCACCAAGTGGTACCCGATCAACGTGGTCGTCGACATGCTCGACCTGCCGCGCGAGGACATGCCGATCTTCCACAACTGGTACTCCTCGCTGATGGCGTTCCTGTCGAACCTGACCCGTGACCCGGACATCCACGAGTGGGGTATGCGGACGCAGAAGGAGTTCCCGGAGTACATCCTCCCGGTGATCGCACAGCGGCGCCGCAACCCGGGCGACGATCTGATCTCGCGGCTCACCCAGGCCGAGACCGACGGCGAGTCCATGACCGACGAACGGATCAAGGCCCTGATCGGGTTGCTGTTCATCGCCGGTGGCGAGACCACGGACAAGGCCATTGCCAACTGCGTGCGTCACCTGTTGGACAACCCGGAGCAGTTGGCCGAACTCCGGGCCGATCCGAGCCTGGCCACCGATGCGATCGCCGAGTCCCTGCGTTACGCCCCGCCGGTGCAGATCATCCTTCGTACGGCCGTGAACGACATCGAGGTCGCGGGTGGGATCATCCCCGGTGGCAGCACGGTCGCTTGCGTGAACGGCGCTGCCAACCGCGATGAACGCCGCTTCATCGATCCGGACGTCTGGAACATGCATCGCACGGATCTGACGGTGGAACAGGCGTTCACCGGGGCCGCGGATCACATCGCGTTCGCCCTCGGTCGGCACTTCTGCGTCGGTTCCCTGCTGGCCAAACGCGAGATGGAGATCGCGATCGTCCGCCTGTTCGAGGCGATGCCCGACGTGCGGTGGGCCGACGGCTTCACCCCGGTCGACGTGGGCCTGTTCACGCGCGCCCCGCAGGCGTTGCGTCTGCAGTTCACCCCGGCAGCCTGA
- a CDS encoding NADP-dependent oxidoreductase, with the protein MSAVLTCVRLTRDGSGPIAAESFETVEQPLPDPGAGEVLVRVHAISLDPYQRIRMRGLPAGAVPPAGCVGEVIASRASDLAQGTWVSGELGWADHALAEPAALTPVDLQDSRIPVHHYVGLLGLSGITAYFGVTRALRPRAGEQMVVSGASGGVGQVALQLIARTGATVAGVVGSSDKVDAVTNLGYHALCRTDADWTQRLDAWAPDGLHGYYDNVWGETSSRIVERLRPLGRIALCGQMTGLAGSRVPPLDIDWYLILTRSLTLQGFRTVDYLDEYDKARQDLAQWFLDGTVSQRVNLVDGLSLAGAAFADLVNGNTLGKTTVLVR; encoded by the coding sequence ATGTCCGCGGTCCTCACCTGCGTCCGGCTCACCCGCGACGGCAGCGGCCCGATCGCCGCCGAGTCGTTCGAGACTGTCGAGCAACCGTTGCCCGACCCCGGTGCCGGTGAGGTGCTGGTCCGGGTGCACGCGATCTCGCTGGATCCTTACCAACGAATCCGCATGCGCGGCCTGCCTGCCGGGGCGGTGCCGCCGGCGGGGTGCGTGGGAGAGGTGATCGCCTCGCGTGCTTCCGACTTGGCCCAGGGCACGTGGGTGAGCGGCGAACTCGGGTGGGCCGACCATGCATTGGCGGAGCCTGCCGCGCTGACCCCCGTGGACCTGCAGGACTCGCGCATCCCGGTGCACCACTACGTCGGCCTGCTCGGGTTGAGCGGGATCACCGCCTACTTCGGGGTGACCCGGGCGCTACGGCCCAGGGCGGGCGAGCAGATGGTGGTCAGCGGCGCCTCCGGCGGAGTCGGGCAGGTGGCCCTGCAACTGATCGCCCGGACCGGCGCGACGGTCGCCGGGGTCGTCGGGTCGTCCGACAAGGTCGACGCGGTCACGAATCTGGGCTATCACGCGCTCTGCCGAACCGATGCGGACTGGACCCAGCGGCTGGACGCCTGGGCCCCCGACGGACTGCACGGCTACTACGACAACGTCTGGGGCGAGACGTCCTCGCGGATCGTGGAGCGACTGCGCCCGCTGGGCCGCATCGCCTTGTGCGGTCAGATGACCGGGTTGGCGGGCAGTCGCGTGCCGCCGTTGGACATCGACTGGTACCTGATCCTGACCCGATCGCTGACCCTGCAAGGGTTCCGGACGGTCGACTACCTCGACGAGTACGACAAGGCCCGACAGGACCTCGCCCAGTGGTTCCTGGACGGCACGGTGTCCCAACGGGTGAACCTGGTGGACGGGCTCTCGCTGGCGGGTGCCGCGTTCGCCGACCTGGTGAACGGGAACACGCTGGGCAAGACCACTGTCCTCGTGCGCTGA
- a CDS encoding alpha/beta hydrolase, with translation MGRIEIDLIAAYPPSGTTGHARAALEREQVRGIWTEFAAAWAGPARTDLTRLREAYEQLCQRRAPSAGVGARSVDADGVQCLRIGDNPQRVILFAHGGGFTLGSARGYLGAARTLAAAAEADVLVPDYRLAPEHPFPAGLDDLCSAHRWLLAQGTPAERIAFVGDGSGGGLILSALLALRDAGDALPTVAVCLSPWLDCTLRSPSMVTHSDRDPAMSIAQLAWSARAYLQGTEPTNPYVGPAFGDLRGLPPLLTLVGSEEVLLEENLRFADRARSHGVDARLHVGLEQTHAWPLFGSTLNAGRLAVDAVGRFIAGHCGWGA, from the coding sequence GTGGGCCGCATCGAGATCGACCTGATCGCGGCCTACCCGCCGAGCGGGACCACGGGGCACGCGCGTGCCGCGCTGGAACGCGAGCAGGTGCGCGGCATCTGGACCGAGTTCGCTGCCGCGTGGGCGGGGCCGGCCCGGACCGACCTGACTCGACTGCGCGAGGCCTACGAGCAACTGTGCCAACGCCGGGCCCCGTCGGCGGGCGTTGGCGCGCGGTCCGTCGACGCCGACGGGGTGCAGTGCCTGCGGATCGGTGACAATCCGCAGCGCGTGATTCTGTTCGCGCACGGGGGCGGGTTCACTCTGGGATCCGCGCGCGGGTATTTGGGTGCGGCACGAACGCTGGCGGCGGCGGCCGAGGCGGACGTACTGGTTCCTGACTACCGACTGGCGCCGGAACACCCGTTCCCGGCGGGTCTGGACGATCTGTGCAGTGCACACCGTTGGCTGCTGGCACAAGGAACTCCGGCGGAGCGAATTGCCTTTGTCGGCGACGGATCCGGCGGCGGTCTGATCCTGTCGGCGTTGCTCGCACTGCGCGACGCCGGCGACGCCTTGCCCACCGTCGCGGTCTGTCTTTCGCCTTGGCTGGACTGCACCTTGCGCTCGCCGTCGATGGTCACTCACTCGGACAGAGATCCCGCGATGTCGATCGCCCAACTCGCGTGGTCGGCCCGCGCCTACCTTCAGGGCACGGAACCGACGAACCCGTACGTAGGCCCAGCCTTCGGTGATCTTCGGGGCCTGCCTCCGCTGTTGACGCTCGTGGGCAGCGAGGAGGTTCTGCTCGAGGAGAACCTGCGGTTCGCCGACCGTGCCCGAAGCCATGGCGTCGACGCGAGGCTTCACGTGGGTCTGGAGCAGACGCACGCCTGGCCGTTGTTCGGTTCCACCCTGAACGCCGGCCGACTTGCCGTGGATGCGGTGGGCCGGTTCATCGCGGGTCACTGCGGTTGGGGCGCCTGA
- a CDS encoding MaoC family dehydratase, with protein MTPTNGAPSPRGLITRDTPIGHELIGVRKKAAIQLMGSRVWGRFNPNHWDPVYAGETGLPAPIQTGEMSSAYLAEMCVNHFGANFFTGARISCKYIASTCADEVITTYGVVRDKTPKGEGYRFAVEIWAQNEDGEKKTVGLVEVDVDV; from the coding sequence ATGACACCCACGAACGGCGCCCCATCGCCGCGGGGGCTGATAACCCGCGACACCCCGATCGGTCATGAGTTGATCGGAGTCAGGAAGAAGGCCGCCATCCAACTGATGGGCTCGCGGGTGTGGGGCCGGTTCAACCCCAACCACTGGGACCCGGTGTACGCGGGCGAGACCGGTCTGCCCGCGCCGATCCAGACCGGGGAGATGTCCTCGGCCTACCTGGCCGAGATGTGTGTGAACCACTTCGGCGCCAACTTCTTCACCGGCGCCCGGATCAGTTGCAAGTACATTGCCTCGACCTGTGCCGACGAGGTGATCACCACCTACGGAGTCGTGCGCGACAAGACCCCGAAGGGCGAGGGCTACCGGTTCGCCGTGGAGATCTGGGCACAGAACGAGGACGGGGAGAAGAAGACCGTCGGGCTGGTGGAGGTGGACGTAGATGTCTGA
- a CDS encoding aldehyde dehydrogenase family protein: MSASTRAGIDHRDGAPYYPMFIDGAWTDAAEHYTIVDPATEAVVARAAKGRLAHADAAVAAAERAHESGVWRSMAPLERAAVLDDAAARLEARAEELTELGSRENGATVRLSGPFSVGQPVAFTRYFANLLRSYQFERPGPLMGPLLAAGTVRREPIGVCAGIVPWNFPLALAIWKAVPALAAGNTVVLKVDEKTPIGALEFARELAAAGVPEGVINVVTGDGEEVGARLAAHPDVRKIAFTGCTATGKEVMRAAAGNLKHVTLELGGKGANIVLADADVAMAVEGAIWACMMHSGQACEAGTRLLLPNSLHDEFVERLIARMRTLRLGNPLDPATDLGPLINAAQRERVLGYIETGQKEGAKLALGGGIPSGPGFEKGFWVEPTLFLDVTNDMAIAREEIFGPVLSVLRYDSDAEAVKIANDSEYGLSAGVWSRSNERALAVANELEAGSVWINDWHNMSPFYPFGGWKQSGLGRELGPDALDAYTEEKFISIDLTGRVENRAFGLVLGTGPN; the protein is encoded by the coding sequence GTGAGCGCCAGCACCCGGGCCGGAATCGATCATCGCGACGGCGCGCCTTACTACCCCATGTTCATCGACGGCGCCTGGACCGACGCCGCCGAGCACTACACCATTGTCGATCCCGCGACCGAGGCCGTCGTCGCACGCGCGGCGAAAGGGCGCCTCGCCCACGCCGACGCGGCGGTCGCCGCGGCCGAACGAGCCCACGAGTCCGGCGTGTGGCGCTCGATGGCTCCGTTGGAGCGGGCTGCGGTGCTGGACGACGCGGCCGCGCGGCTGGAGGCGCGTGCCGAGGAACTGACCGAACTGGGCAGCCGGGAGAACGGCGCCACGGTCCGACTTTCCGGGCCGTTCAGCGTCGGCCAGCCGGTCGCCTTCACCCGGTACTTCGCCAACCTGCTGCGCAGCTACCAGTTCGAGCGCCCCGGGCCGTTGATGGGCCCCCTGCTCGCGGCCGGCACGGTGCGGCGCGAACCGATCGGGGTCTGCGCGGGAATCGTCCCGTGGAACTTCCCGCTCGCCTTGGCGATCTGGAAGGCGGTGCCCGCGCTGGCGGCCGGGAACACTGTCGTGCTCAAGGTCGACGAGAAGACCCCGATCGGTGCGTTGGAGTTCGCTCGGGAGTTGGCTGCCGCGGGGGTGCCCGAAGGCGTGATCAACGTGGTCACCGGCGACGGCGAGGAGGTCGGCGCCCGGCTGGCGGCACACCCCGACGTCCGCAAGATCGCCTTCACCGGATGCACCGCCACCGGCAAGGAGGTCATGCGAGCCGCGGCGGGCAATCTCAAGCACGTCACGCTCGAACTCGGCGGCAAGGGCGCCAACATCGTCCTGGCCGACGCCGACGTGGCGATGGCGGTCGAGGGCGCGATCTGGGCCTGCATGATGCACAGCGGCCAGGCCTGCGAGGCAGGCACCCGCCTGCTGCTGCCCAACTCCCTGCACGACGAATTCGTCGAACGACTCATCGCGCGGATGCGCACCCTGCGGCTGGGAAACCCACTGGACCCCGCCACCGACCTCGGCCCGCTGATCAACGCCGCTCAACGCGAGCGGGTCCTCGGTTACATCGAGACCGGCCAGAAGGAGGGCGCGAAGCTCGCGCTGGGCGGCGGTATCCCGTCCGGGCCCGGTTTCGAGAAGGGCTTCTGGGTCGAGCCGACCCTGTTCCTCGACGTCACCAACGACATGGCCATCGCCCGGGAGGAGATCTTCGGGCCGGTCCTCTCGGTGCTGCGCTACGACTCCGACGCCGAGGCCGTGAAGATCGCGAACGACTCCGAGTACGGACTGTCGGCCGGGGTCTGGAGCCGCAGCAACGAACGCGCACTGGCCGTCGCGAACGAACTCGAGGCCGGCTCGGTCTGGATCAACGACTGGCACAACATGTCGCCGTTCTACCCGTTCGGTGGGTGGAAGCAGAGCGGTCTGGGACGCGAACTCGGGCCGGATGCCCTCGATGCCTACACCGAGGAGAAGTTCATCTCCATCGACCTGACCGGTCGGGTCGAGAACCGAGCCTTCGGCCTGGTGCTCGGCACTGGGCCGAACTGA
- a CDS encoding OB-fold domain-containing protein, which translates to MQTQVPVADDLFHLDGETAELLGSRCTGCGHHWVPRAIDCCNPDCTEPNVREARFGRTGVLWSWTVQHYQPPAPYQAADWQPYAIGLVELPEGLRVLAPLTGAPPGQVPIDAELRLTTIRLHDEVITYAYEPVGESHA; encoded by the coding sequence ATGCAAACCCAGGTACCGGTCGCCGACGACCTGTTCCACCTCGATGGTGAGACTGCCGAACTGCTCGGATCGCGCTGCACCGGATGCGGGCACCACTGGGTCCCCCGCGCCATCGACTGCTGCAACCCCGACTGCACCGAACCGAACGTGCGCGAGGCGAGATTCGGGCGCACCGGCGTGCTGTGGAGCTGGACCGTGCAGCACTACCAGCCGCCGGCCCCCTACCAAGCCGCGGACTGGCAGCCGTACGCGATCGGCCTGGTCGAACTGCCGGAGGGTCTGCGGGTGCTGGCGCCACTGACCGGCGCCCCACCCGGCCAGGTCCCGATCGACGCCGAGCTGCGCCTGACAACCATTCGGCTCCACGACGAAGTCATCACCTACGCCTACGAACCGGTGGGGGAGTCCCACGCATGA
- a CDS encoding glucose 1-dehydrogenase, translated as MRPVYVLGVAAHPWGKFADKSQLQLAVETLSAAISDAGLHRRDLQGLVAASSRFEGGMGWGLHANEVLQTISENGAAAVNVGGGCAAGGIAVHTAATMIAAGQVEVVAALGAEKMPKGFIPRPPGCPDDITDSDYLRWVAIGATNPAYWAIEARRRMHEHGTTVETLAAATVLMRRHGSANPRARYRTPTDVAEVLTSPMVADPLHLLQICAVSDGAAAVVLGSAEAARRVGGPLIQVAGSAVATGQFGDPSVRIPTVSRNVVGSPVPHTSEVAGAVTGALAAAGLGTGDVDVLETADNTAWHLLAWPENFGFLEPGQADWMLERGEFGIEGKLPLNPSGGFLSFGEATTGGSSAIGRAIAVQFAAAGACMVVADVRAEPREGGAPTHELIRSAGGSAVFVPTDVTVVAELQHMVAEAERLGGVDILVNNAGLLRAARLIDMTESDYDAVLDVNLRGVFFAAQAAARAMIAADRPGVIVNLSSIGGLQGVPGISAYCAAKGAVRLLTYSLAKELGPRGIRVCALHPGVIDTSMTRVDVPVPRGADGPAGRDVPLRRLGTPEDVAKAAVFLASDEAAFVTGASLTVDGGQLCMG; from the coding sequence ATGAGACCGGTCTACGTACTCGGCGTCGCAGCGCATCCGTGGGGCAAGTTCGCCGACAAGTCCCAGCTGCAGCTGGCCGTCGAAACGCTGAGCGCGGCGATCAGCGACGCCGGGCTGCATCGACGTGACCTGCAGGGACTGGTCGCGGCCAGCTCCCGTTTCGAAGGCGGAATGGGCTGGGGTCTGCACGCCAACGAGGTCCTGCAGACGATCTCCGAGAACGGCGCCGCGGCCGTGAACGTCGGCGGCGGGTGCGCGGCGGGTGGGATCGCCGTGCACACCGCCGCGACGATGATCGCCGCCGGGCAGGTCGAGGTCGTGGCGGCGTTGGGCGCGGAGAAGATGCCCAAGGGCTTCATCCCCAGGCCGCCGGGCTGCCCGGACGACATCACCGACAGCGACTACCTGCGCTGGGTCGCGATCGGCGCGACCAACCCTGCTTACTGGGCGATCGAGGCTCGGCGTCGGATGCACGAACACGGCACCACGGTCGAGACACTCGCCGCCGCAACGGTTCTGATGCGCCGCCACGGGTCAGCCAATCCACGGGCGCGGTACCGGACGCCGACCGACGTGGCAGAGGTGTTGACATCGCCGATGGTGGCCGACCCGCTGCACCTGCTGCAGATCTGCGCAGTCAGCGACGGCGCGGCAGCGGTCGTGCTCGGCTCGGCCGAAGCCGCCCGACGGGTTGGCGGACCCCTGATCCAGGTCGCCGGTTCCGCCGTGGCCACCGGACAATTCGGTGACCCGTCCGTGCGCATCCCGACGGTCTCCCGCAACGTTGTCGGCTCCCCGGTCCCGCACACCAGCGAGGTCGCCGGAGCGGTGACCGGCGCACTGGCTGCCGCGGGCCTGGGAACCGGCGACGTCGACGTCCTGGAGACGGCCGACAACACCGCCTGGCATCTGCTGGCTTGGCCGGAGAACTTCGGATTCCTCGAACCGGGTCAGGCCGACTGGATGCTCGAACGCGGGGAGTTCGGCATCGAGGGCAAACTGCCGCTCAATCCCAGCGGTGGCTTCCTGTCCTTCGGCGAGGCCACCACCGGAGGCTCCAGCGCCATCGGTCGCGCAATCGCCGTGCAGTTCGCCGCGGCCGGTGCCTGCATGGTCGTGGCGGATGTCCGTGCCGAACCCCGCGAGGGTGGCGCACCTACTCACGAGCTCATCCGCTCAGCGGGTGGATCCGCCGTCTTCGTGCCGACCGACGTCACCGTCGTGGCCGAACTGCAGCACATGGTTGCCGAGGCCGAGCGGCTCGGTGGCGTCGACATCCTCGTCAACAACGCCGGTCTGCTGCGGGCGGCGCGTCTGATCGACATGACCGAGAGCGACTACGACGCGGTCCTGGACGTCAACCTGCGTGGAGTGTTCTTCGCCGCCCAGGCCGCGGCCCGGGCGATGATCGCGGCCGACCGGCCGGGGGTGATCGTGAACTTGTCCTCGATCGGCGGGCTGCAGGGAGTGCCCGGGATCTCGGCCTACTGCGCGGCAAAGGGTGCCGTCCGACTGCTGACTTATTCGCTGGCCAAGGAACTCGGGCCACGCGGCATCCGCGTCTGCGCCCTGCATCCCGGAGTCATCGACACCTCCATGACCCGGGTCGACGTACCCGTCCCGCGCGGCGCGGACGGGCCCGCCGGACGCGACGTTCCACTTCGCCGATTGGGCACACCGGAGGACGTCGCCAAGGCCGCGGTGTTCCTGGCCTCCGATGAGGCGGCGTTCGTCACCGGGGCCTCCCTGACCGTCGACGGAGGCCAGTTGTGCATGGGTTGA
- a CDS encoding helix-turn-helix domain-containing protein, with translation MSLRPLPGALRPHSRPSSAVHLSWERSRACGVDRSAAIEMLPVEAFDPGQRLLTAADAVLGQMMEDLAGAPLAVLLADRDGLIVDARTPAPGGTIADLAVSRVGRRCLEELAGTNAIGTALELSRPVRIRGAEHYLESLHAFDCLGVPVIHPTTARSEGVLSLCGAQGTLSPALAPFLTYAARDIQKQLRSTTPRGQLELLSVFHQACRQPGAVLVLGPDMVLATPEAAAMLDPVDHQMLRERAGELRVGVPARLELELSSGRRVRLLLERCGGGRAQGALVRITNEAPEDRPRVPRGTNVRAGGVDLIGAALEAARVNGARALITGEAGTGRTRAARNLAGSAVAHVVDCAATPNVTEALTVALGAARWGDLVGLDGIEALPAPVARELLPLVLGAEARLVMTAPPLSELSGAHAALVACCRTHVHLPPLRARTSELPSLLETVTATLAAQLSVPAVRWSAESLAVLQRHSWPGNFHELRVVVEQVLREGAGPMVSVAALPCSVRDSSRRRLTPLQRSEREVITATLHACNGNKVHAAEQLGISRSTLYKRMRELGVHPG, from the coding sequence GTGTCGCTTCGACCGCTGCCCGGTGCGCTACGGCCGCACAGCCGGCCCAGCTCGGCCGTCCATCTGTCCTGGGAACGATCCCGGGCGTGCGGGGTGGATCGGTCCGCGGCGATCGAGATGCTGCCGGTCGAGGCGTTCGACCCCGGTCAGCGGTTGCTCACGGCTGCCGATGCCGTGCTCGGCCAGATGATGGAGGATCTGGCCGGCGCCCCGTTGGCGGTTCTGCTGGCCGATCGCGACGGACTGATCGTGGATGCCCGAACCCCGGCGCCAGGTGGCACCATCGCCGATCTCGCCGTCAGCCGGGTGGGCCGCCGCTGCCTGGAGGAGCTGGCCGGCACCAACGCGATCGGGACCGCGTTGGAACTGAGCCGACCGGTGCGCATCCGTGGGGCCGAGCACTACCTGGAGTCGCTGCACGCTTTCGACTGCCTCGGCGTGCCGGTCATCCATCCCACAACGGCTCGCTCGGAGGGCGTGCTCAGCCTGTGTGGGGCGCAGGGCACGCTCAGCCCGGCGCTGGCGCCGTTCTTGACCTACGCGGCACGCGACATCCAGAAGCAACTCCGGTCCACAACTCCGCGCGGGCAACTGGAACTGCTCTCGGTGTTCCATCAAGCCTGTCGGCAACCCGGGGCTGTGCTCGTGCTGGGTCCGGACATGGTGCTGGCCACCCCGGAGGCGGCCGCGATGCTGGACCCGGTCGACCACCAGATGCTGCGCGAGCGGGCCGGGGAACTCCGGGTCGGCGTCCCGGCTCGGCTCGAACTCGAACTGTCCTCAGGCCGCCGGGTCCGACTGCTGCTCGAACGCTGCGGTGGCGGCCGGGCTCAAGGTGCTCTCGTCCGCATCACCAACGAGGCACCGGAGGACCGGCCTCGGGTCCCGCGCGGAACCAACGTCCGGGCCGGCGGTGTCGACCTCATCGGTGCGGCCCTCGAGGCAGCCCGGGTCAACGGCGCCCGGGCCTTGATCACCGGGGAGGCCGGGACCGGCCGCACCCGAGCCGCGCGCAATCTGGCCGGCAGCGCGGTAGCACATGTCGTCGACTGTGCTGCGACACCGAACGTGACCGAGGCTCTGACAGTGGCGCTGGGCGCCGCCCGCTGGGGCGACCTGGTCGGGCTGGACGGCATCGAAGCGCTCCCGGCGCCGGTGGCCCGCGAGTTGCTGCCACTGGTGCTCGGCGCCGAGGCCCGGCTGGTGATGACGGCTCCGCCCCTCTCGGAGCTGTCCGGGGCGCACGCCGCGCTCGTCGCCTGCTGCCGCACTCACGTCCACCTGCCGCCGTTGCGCGCACGCACCTCGGAACTGCCCAGCTTGCTGGAAACGGTCACCGCCACGTTGGCGGCGCAACTCTCGGTACCGGCGGTGCGCTGGAGCGCCGAGTCGCTCGCGGTTCTGCAGCGGCACAGCTGGCCCGGTAACTTCCACGAACTTCGAGTGGTCGTCGAGCAGGTGCTGCGCGAGGGCGCCGGACCGATGGTGTCGGTGGCCGCGTTGCCGTGCTCGGTCCGGGACAGCTCTCGTCGCCGGCTGACTCCGTTGCAGCGTTCGGAACGCGAAGTCATCACCGCCACCCTGCATGCCTGCAACGGCAACAAGGTGCACGCCGCGGAGCAACTGGGCATCAGCCGCAGCACGCTCTACAAGCGGATGCGCGAACTCGGTGTGCACCCGGGCTGA
- a CDS encoding alpha/beta hydrolase yields the protein MSSAELEKVRQMWQGLLEALAPPAGIPEYRDGYESMLAVFPVPEAATIQEVDAGGAPGLLVRMPGSAPDSVVLWTHSGGYVFGSAHSYRFFGAALSAASGAQVLLVDYRLAPEHPYPAALDDAKAAYRWLLAQGYDSARIVVAGDSAGGGLAAATLLALRDEGDPMPAAGVVVSPMADFTLSGDSIKARADRDPIASEAMLGGLGALYAGDEPMSSPYLSPALADLSGLPPLLVLVGSEEILHDDSVRIVAGAEAAGGQARLVVGEGQFHIWPLFAPILTEGQQALEAIGEFIRDRTRATNA from the coding sequence ATGAGCAGCGCGGAGTTGGAGAAGGTACGACAGATGTGGCAGGGCCTGCTCGAGGCCTTGGCCCCGCCGGCCGGGATCCCGGAGTACCGCGACGGTTACGAGTCGATGCTCGCCGTGTTCCCGGTTCCCGAGGCCGCCACGATTCAGGAGGTCGATGCGGGGGGAGCCCCGGGTCTGCTGGTCAGGATGCCTGGTTCGGCGCCGGACTCGGTCGTGCTGTGGACGCACTCGGGCGGCTACGTGTTCGGCTCCGCCCACTCCTACCGGTTCTTCGGCGCCGCGCTCTCGGCAGCCTCCGGCGCGCAGGTGTTGCTGGTGGACTACCGACTCGCGCCGGAGCATCCCTACCCGGCCGCACTCGACGACGCCAAGGCGGCCTACCGATGGTTGCTGGCGCAGGGGTACGACTCCGCCCGCATCGTGGTCGCCGGCGACTCGGCGGGCGGCGGACTGGCCGCCGCGACATTGTTGGCCCTGCGCGACGAGGGCGACCCGATGCCGGCCGCCGGGGTGGTCGTCTCGCCCATGGCTGACTTCACCCTGTCCGGGGATTCGATCAAGGCGCGGGCCGATCGCGACCCCATCGCGAGCGAGGCGATGCTCGGCGGCCTCGGAGCGCTCTACGCCGGGGACGAGCCCATGTCCTCCCCGTACCTTTCCCCGGCCCTTGCCGACCTTTCGGGCCTGCCACCGCTGCTGGTCCTGGTCGGGTCCGAGGAGATCCTCCACGACGACTCGGTTCGCATCGTCGCCGGCGCCGAGGCCGCAGGTGGCCAGGCGAGGTTGGTCGTGGGGGAGGGGCAGTTCCACATCTGGCCCCTGTTCGCACCGATTCTGACGGAAGGTCAGCAAGCCCTTGAAGCGATCGGCGAGTTCATTCGTGACCGGACCCGCGCCACGAACGCCTGA